A single genomic interval of Lathyrus oleraceus cultivar Zhongwan6 chromosome 7, CAAS_Psat_ZW6_1.0, whole genome shotgun sequence harbors:
- the LOC127106449 gene encoding putative lipid-transfer protein DIR1, translating to MEAYKKVMSVMLLLVIANAMMLVNGQSLCHMTKQGLKACEPYVNGDNSADDQTPSTPCCSAIAKADLQCLCHYKDSGLLSFYGVDPEQAMELPVKCKIVDSFHC from the coding sequence ATGGAGGCATACAAGAAGGTTATGAGTGTGATGCTGTTGTTGGTCATTGCCAATGCCATGATGTTGGTTAATGGCCAGTCGTTATGTCACATGACAAAACAAGGACTGAAAGCATGCGAGCCTTATGTGAATGGTGACAATTCTGCTGATGATCAAACTCCATCAACTCCTTGCTGTTCTGCTATTGCCAAAGCTGATCTTCAATGCCTCTGTCATTACAAGGATTCAGGGTTGCTTTCTTTCTATGGTGTTGATCCAGAACAAGCCATGGAACTTCCTGTTAAGTGTAAGATTGTGGACTCCTTCCACTGCTAG